A single region of the Zootoca vivipara chromosome 2, rZooViv1.1, whole genome shotgun sequence genome encodes:
- the LOC118080968 gene encoding zinc finger protein with KRAB and SCAN domains 7-like, with product MEEGGRGSRLGQAGRFLSGVGTQQVKGEPDEDLLQPWEWQKSQEGTGSERGKSQVPGFVGWDDMAFSSAIADSNRGPRGKLGSRTFLGLVGKVSRSQGFPLSVEGGIPEKERLRQRFRQFCYQENEGPREVLRKLQELCRRWLKPETRTKEQILELVILEQFLDILPLEMQGWVRGDCPETCAKAVALAEDFLLWKEEVEMQEHRISEPFEKATTSPRAKLASLEITKAQPYMVVEPVGDGDPHLPLGEGQVAENEEKPLEPGASMQAELSGGSLDKAKWDFSPFPQVENVPKSQQRADRKEGSYPGRRGGGGGGEKLIWEKDGNKLLNHNTLWEREHKDKNTRVSLGCGKSFSQNTQTEKKLRQHTDGPKCWTSTPQQENVQAGEELDMDCGSSLGGKAHLRDPQGIPAGEKPYKCSECGHNFSQGSDLTGDGLYICSSCGESFLSSSSSRKQEGAQTGEKPPKSSESEKGFPQPADPQQGEKPYTCTDCGKNFSFRSSLVRHQRLHTGEKPYKCLDCGKNFSQSSNLLNHQRIHTGEKPYSCTDCGKSFSNSSSLTSHERTHRGEKPYKCSSCGKNFSCNSVLRIHERIHTGEKPYECLECGKSFSRREFLIGHQRTHTGEKPYECLECGKSFSQRSNLINHQRSHTGEKPFECTDCGRRFSHKASLLKHERNHLHGLTVERDSARVQATLRMAEGT from the exons atggaggaaggaggaagaggctcTCGTCTCGGCCAGGCTGGGAGGTTTCTGTCTGGTGTCGGCACACAGCAGGTTAAAGGGGAGCCAGATGAAGACTTGCTCCAGCCCTGGGAGTGGCAGAAATCCCAGGAGGGAACTGGCTCAGAAAGAGGCAAATCCCAGGTGCCTGGATTCGTAGGCTGGGATGACATGGCGTTCTCTTCAGCCATCGCCGACAGCAACCGTGGGCCAAGAGGAAAGTTGGGGTCTCGAACTTTTCTGGGTCTCGTTGGGAAAGTCTCCAGAAGTCAGGGTTTTCCACTGAGCGTGGAAGGAGGGATTCCGGAAAAGGAGAGGCTACGCCAGCGATTCAggcagttctgctaccaggagaacgagggaccccgagaggttttGCGGAAGCTCCAGGAGCTGTGCCGCCGGTGGCTGAAGCCTGAGACCCGTACAAAGGAGCAGATCTTGGAACTGGTGATTCTGGAGCAGTTCCTGGACATCCTGCCCTTAGAAATGCAGGGCTGGGTTAGGGGGgattgccctgagacctgcgcCAAGGCGGTGGCCCTAGCAGAGGATTTCTTGCTTTGGAAGGAGGAGGTCGAAATGCAGGAGCACCGG ATTTCGGAGCCATTTGAGAAGGCAACCACTTCCCCCAGAGCCAAACTCGCCTCTTTGGAGATTACGAAGGCACAGCCCTACATGGTAGTGGAGCCAGTGGGTGATGGAGACCCCCACCTGCCACTAG GCGAAGGGCAAGTGGCCGAAAATGAGGAGAAACCCCTTGAGCCAGGAGCATCAATGCAGGCGGAACTTTCCGGTGGCTCATTGGACAAAGCCAAATGGGATTTTTCCCCATTTCCTCAAGTGGAAAATGTGCCCAAAAGTCAGCAAAGGGCAGACAGGAAGGAGGGAAGCTACCCCgggcggagaggaggaggaggaggaggagaaaaactgATTTGGGAGAAAGATGGTAACAAACTCTTAAATCACAACACCTTGTGGGAGAGAGAGCACAAGGACAAGAATACTAGAGTGAGCCTCGgctgtggaaaaagcttcagccaGAACACACAAACTGAGAAAAAGCTACGCCAGCATACAGATGGTCCGAAGTGTTGGACATCGACCCCTCAGCAGGAGAATGTCCAAGCAGGAGAAGAGTTGGATATGGATTGTGGAAGCAGCTTGGGTGGGAAAGCACATCTTCGTGATCCTCAGGGAATCCctgcaggagagaaaccctataagtgctCTGAATGCGGACACAATTTCAGCCAGGGCTCTGATCTTACTGGAGACGGTCTTTATATATGTTCCAGTTGTGGGGAAAGCTTTCTTTCCAGCTCATCCTCCAGAAAACAAGAGGGAGCCCAGACCGGAGAGAAACCGCCTAAATCCTCAGAAAGTGAAAAGGGATTCCCACAGCCCGCCGATCCTCAACAGGGAGAGAAGCCGTATACGTGTACGGACTGCGGGAAAAACTTCAGCTTTAGGTCAAGCCTTGTTCGTCACCAGAGgcttcacactggggagaaaccgtataagtGTTTAGACTGTGGGAAGAATTTCAGCCAAAGCTCGAACCTTCTTaaccatcagagaatccacacgggagagaagccataCAGCTGCACAGACTGCGGGAAATCGTTCAGTAACAGCTCGAGCCTGACGTCGCACGAGAGAACGCACAGAGGAGAGAAACCTTACAAGTGCTCCAGCTGTGGGAAAAACTTCAGTTGCAACTCGGTTCTTAGGATCCACGAAAGAATTCATACGGGCGAAAAGCCGTACGAGTGcctggagtgtgggaaaagcttcagccgcAGGGAATTCCTCATCGGCCACCAGAGGActcacacgggcgagaagccgtaTGAGTGTCTGgaatgcgggaagagcttcagccagagatCGAACCTTATTAATCATCAGAGAagccacacgggagagaaaccgtTTGAGTGCACAGACTGTGGGAGAAGGTTTAGTCACAAAGCATCCCTCCTTAAACACGAGAGGAACCATCTACATGGTCTGACAGTGGAAAGGGATTCAGCCAGAGTCCAAGCCACCTTGCGCATGGCAGAAGGCACATAA
- the LOC118080977 gene encoding zinc finger protein 883-like isoform X3, translating to MLSVSRDHIRPVKEFPDVRIKEEEEPWARNHQTSEENKTSPTAQSGFPEVMVKMEEDKPESGGMEENKAAEASCSGLPAVTVKVEEEEEEEEPWDSDHQGCEEGFTGVIVKVEPEEEPWLSSLQTSQRSAAVSGVQPGNGYAKEEEDFLPGSVKHMEPTRASLTMARGSVFRRANQYRAERQQGSQAGKRVCKKPYKCSNYGKVFVWRKYFLAQERGHAGEKPYTCSHCGKTFNGRSYLLAHERTHTGEKPHKCSLCGKGFNVRSYLIAHWRTHTGEKPHICSFCGKSFSGRSNLNRHQRSHTGEKPYTCSACGRGFSHKAHMIRHERIHTGEKPYKCSQCLKSFSQSSTLISHERTHTEKPYKCSHCEKSFGQSAKLAAHERSHTGEKPYECPACGKGFNHRSDYVIHERTHTGDKPYACAICGKGFSGRSNLTRHERSHTGEKSYLCSVCGKGFCHKAHLLRHEKIHTGEKPYKCPNCSESFKHRTDLIGHQRSHSGVKQYTCTACGKSFSGKSNLNRHKRSHTGEKPYTCLVCGRSFSHKAHLIRHQRIHTGEKPYKCLHCTKSFNQSSTLTAHERTHTAGKPYKS from the exons ATGCTGAGTGTCAGCCGAGATCATATTAggccagttaaag AGTTCCCTGATGTGAGGataaaggaagaagaggagcccTGGGCCCGGAATCATCAGACTTCTGAGGAAAACAAGACTTCACCAACTGCCCAGTCAG GATTCCCTGAAGTAATGGTAAAGATGGAAGAAGACAAACCTGAGAGTGGAGGCATGGAGGAAAACAAGGCTGCTGAGGCTTCCTGCTCAG GGCTTCCTGCGGTGACTGtgaaggtggaagaagaagaggaggaggaggagccctgGGATTCAGATCATCAAGGCTGTGAGGAAG GATTTACTGGTGTGATCGTAAAGGTGGAACCAGAAGAGGAGCCCTGGCTCTCCAGTCTCCAGACATCTCAGAGAAGTGCGGCTGTCTCAGGagtccagccag GCAATGGCTATGCCAAAGAAGAGGAGGATTTTCTGCCTGGGAGTGTGAAGCACATGGAGCCCACGAGGGCATCGTTGACGATGGCCAGAGGGAGCGTTTTCCGGAGAGCCAATCAGTACAGAGCAGAAAGGCAGCAGGGAAGCCAGGCAGGGAAGAGAGTTTGCAAGAAGCCCTACAAATGCTCCAACTACGGGAAGGTCTTCGTCTGGAGAAAATACTTCCTCGCCCAGGAGCGAGGCCACGCGGGAGAGAAACCGTACACGTGCTCGCATTGCGGGAAAACCTTCAACGGGCGCTCGTACCTCCTCGCTCACGAGAgaacccacacgggagagaagccccaCAAGTGCTCGCTCTGCGGGAAGGGCTTCAACGTGAGGTCTTACCTTATCGCTCACTggagaacccacacaggagagaagccccaCATTTGCTCGTtctgcggaaagagcttcagcggGAGGTCCAACCTCAACCGGCACCAGAGGagccacacgggagagaagccgtacACCTGCTCGGCGTGTGGCAGGGGCTTCAGCCACAAAGCGCACATGATCCGCCACGagaggatccacacgggggagaagccctacaaatgCTCGCAGTGCCTGAAAAGCTTCAGCCAGAGCTCCACGCTGATCTCCCACGAGAGGACCCACACCGAGAAGCCCTACAAATGCTCACACTGCGAGAAGAGCTTTGGCCAGAGTGCCAAGCTCGCCGCGCACGAGAGGagccacacgggcgagaagccgtaCGAGTGCCCGGCTTGCGGGAAGGGCTTCAACCACCGCTCAGACTACGTCATCCACGAGAGGACCCACACGGGCGACAAGCCGTACGCGTGCGCCATTTGCGGGAAAGGGTTCAGCGGGAGGTCCAACCTCACCCGGCACGAGAGGAGCCACACCGGGGAGAAGTCATACCTCTGCTCGGTGTGCGGGAAAGGCTTCTGCCACAAGGCCCACCTCCTCCGCCACGAGAAGATCCACACAGGGGAAAAGCCCTACAAGTGCCCCAACTGCAGCGAGAGCTTCAAGCACAGGACGGACCTCATTGGCCACCAGAGGAGCCACTCGGGGGTCAAGCAGTACACCTGCACAgcctgcgggaagagcttcagtgggAAGTCGAACCTTAACAGGCACAAGAGAagccacacgggagagaagccctacaCCTGCCTGGTCTGCGGCAGGAGCTTCAGCCACAAAGCACACCTGATCAggcaccagaggatccacaccggggagaagccctacaagtgcttgCACTGCACGAAAAGCTTCAATCAGAGTTCTACCCTTACTGCTCACGAGAGAACCCACACGGCAGGGAAGCCGTACAAAAGCTGA
- the LOC118080977 gene encoding zinc finger protein 883-like isoform X2, whose amino-acid sequence MKEEEKEDEEDLPGAGPQGSEESKIFPEFPDVRIKEEEEPWARNHQTSEENKTSPTAQSGFPEVMVKMEEDKPESGGMEENKAAEASCSGLPAVTVKVEEEEEEEEPWDSDHQGCEEGFTGVIVKVEPEEEPWLSSLQTSQRSAAVSGVQPGNGYAKEEEDFLPGSVKHMEPTRASLTMARGSVFRRANQYRAERQQGSQAGKRVCKKPYKCSNYGKVFVWRKYFLAQERGHAGEKPYTCSHCGKTFNGRSYLLAHERTHTGEKPHKCSLCGKGFNVRSYLIAHWRTHTGEKPHICSFCGKSFSGRSNLNRHQRSHTGEKPYTCSACGRGFSHKAHMIRHERIHTGEKPYKCSQCLKSFSQSSTLISHERTHTEKPYKCSHCEKSFGQSAKLAAHERSHTGEKPYECPACGKGFNHRSDYVIHERTHTGDKPYACAICGKGFSGRSNLTRHERSHTGEKSYLCSVCGKGFCHKAHLLRHEKIHTGEKPYKCPNCSESFKHRTDLIGHQRSHSGVKQYTCTACGKSFSGKSNLNRHKRSHTGEKPYTCLVCGRSFSHKAHLIRHQRIHTGEKPYKCLHCTKSFNQSSTLTAHERTHTAGKPYKS is encoded by the exons atgaaggaggaagaaaaagaagacgaGGAAGACCTCCCGGGAGCCGGTCCCCAGGGCTCTGAGGAAAGCAAGATCTTCCCAG AGTTCCCTGATGTGAGGataaaggaagaagaggagcccTGGGCCCGGAATCATCAGACTTCTGAGGAAAACAAGACTTCACCAACTGCCCAGTCAG GATTCCCTGAAGTAATGGTAAAGATGGAAGAAGACAAACCTGAGAGTGGAGGCATGGAGGAAAACAAGGCTGCTGAGGCTTCCTGCTCAG GGCTTCCTGCGGTGACTGtgaaggtggaagaagaagaggaggaggaggagccctgGGATTCAGATCATCAAGGCTGTGAGGAAG GATTTACTGGTGTGATCGTAAAGGTGGAACCAGAAGAGGAGCCCTGGCTCTCCAGTCTCCAGACATCTCAGAGAAGTGCGGCTGTCTCAGGagtccagccag GCAATGGCTATGCCAAAGAAGAGGAGGATTTTCTGCCTGGGAGTGTGAAGCACATGGAGCCCACGAGGGCATCGTTGACGATGGCCAGAGGGAGCGTTTTCCGGAGAGCCAATCAGTACAGAGCAGAAAGGCAGCAGGGAAGCCAGGCAGGGAAGAGAGTTTGCAAGAAGCCCTACAAATGCTCCAACTACGGGAAGGTCTTCGTCTGGAGAAAATACTTCCTCGCCCAGGAGCGAGGCCACGCGGGAGAGAAACCGTACACGTGCTCGCATTGCGGGAAAACCTTCAACGGGCGCTCGTACCTCCTCGCTCACGAGAgaacccacacgggagagaagccccaCAAGTGCTCGCTCTGCGGGAAGGGCTTCAACGTGAGGTCTTACCTTATCGCTCACTggagaacccacacaggagagaagccccaCATTTGCTCGTtctgcggaaagagcttcagcggGAGGTCCAACCTCAACCGGCACCAGAGGagccacacgggagagaagccgtacACCTGCTCGGCGTGTGGCAGGGGCTTCAGCCACAAAGCGCACATGATCCGCCACGagaggatccacacgggggagaagccctacaaatgCTCGCAGTGCCTGAAAAGCTTCAGCCAGAGCTCCACGCTGATCTCCCACGAGAGGACCCACACCGAGAAGCCCTACAAATGCTCACACTGCGAGAAGAGCTTTGGCCAGAGTGCCAAGCTCGCCGCGCACGAGAGGagccacacgggcgagaagccgtaCGAGTGCCCGGCTTGCGGGAAGGGCTTCAACCACCGCTCAGACTACGTCATCCACGAGAGGACCCACACGGGCGACAAGCCGTACGCGTGCGCCATTTGCGGGAAAGGGTTCAGCGGGAGGTCCAACCTCACCCGGCACGAGAGGAGCCACACCGGGGAGAAGTCATACCTCTGCTCGGTGTGCGGGAAAGGCTTCTGCCACAAGGCCCACCTCCTCCGCCACGAGAAGATCCACACAGGGGAAAAGCCCTACAAGTGCCCCAACTGCAGCGAGAGCTTCAAGCACAGGACGGACCTCATTGGCCACCAGAGGAGCCACTCGGGGGTCAAGCAGTACACCTGCACAgcctgcgggaagagcttcagtgggAAGTCGAACCTTAACAGGCACAAGAGAagccacacgggagagaagccctacaCCTGCCTGGTCTGCGGCAGGAGCTTCAGCCACAAAGCACACCTGATCAggcaccagaggatccacaccggggagaagccctacaagtgcttgCACTGCACGAAAAGCTTCAATCAGAGTTCTACCCTTACTGCTCACGAGAGAACCCACACGGCAGGGAAGCCGTACAAAAGCTGA
- the LOC118080977 gene encoding zinc finger protein OZF-like isoform X4 encodes MKEEEKEDEEDLPGAGPQGSEESKIFPEFPDVRIKEEEEPWARNHQTSEENKTSPTAQSGLPAVTVKVEEEEEEEEPWDSDHQGCEEGFTGVIVKVEPEEEPWLSSLQTSQRSAAVSGVQPGNGYAKEEEDFLPGSVKHMEPTRASLTMARGSVFRRANQYRAERQQGSQAGKRVCKKPYKCSNYGKVFVWRKYFLAQERGHAGEKPYTCSHCGKTFNGRSYLLAHERTHTGEKPHKCSLCGKGFNVRSYLIAHWRTHTGEKPHICSFCGKSFSGRSNLNRHQRSHTGEKPYTCSACGRGFSHKAHMIRHERIHTGEKPYKCSQCLKSFSQSSTLISHERTHTEKPYKCSHCEKSFGQSAKLAAHERSHTGEKPYECPACGKGFNHRSDYVIHERTHTGDKPYACAICGKGFSGRSNLTRHERSHTGEKSYLCSVCGKGFCHKAHLLRHEKIHTGEKPYKCPNCSESFKHRTDLIGHQRSHSGVKQYTCTACGKSFSGKSNLNRHKRSHTGEKPYTCLVCGRSFSHKAHLIRHQRIHTGEKPYKCLHCTKSFNQSSTLTAHERTHTAGKPYKS; translated from the exons atgaaggaggaagaaaaagaagacgaGGAAGACCTCCCGGGAGCCGGTCCCCAGGGCTCTGAGGAAAGCAAGATCTTCCCAG AGTTCCCTGATGTGAGGataaaggaagaagaggagcccTGGGCCCGGAATCATCAGACTTCTGAGGAAAACAAGACTTCACCAACTGCCCAGTCAG GGCTTCCTGCGGTGACTGtgaaggtggaagaagaagaggaggaggaggagccctgGGATTCAGATCATCAAGGCTGTGAGGAAG GATTTACTGGTGTGATCGTAAAGGTGGAACCAGAAGAGGAGCCCTGGCTCTCCAGTCTCCAGACATCTCAGAGAAGTGCGGCTGTCTCAGGagtccagccag GCAATGGCTATGCCAAAGAAGAGGAGGATTTTCTGCCTGGGAGTGTGAAGCACATGGAGCCCACGAGGGCATCGTTGACGATGGCCAGAGGGAGCGTTTTCCGGAGAGCCAATCAGTACAGAGCAGAAAGGCAGCAGGGAAGCCAGGCAGGGAAGAGAGTTTGCAAGAAGCCCTACAAATGCTCCAACTACGGGAAGGTCTTCGTCTGGAGAAAATACTTCCTCGCCCAGGAGCGAGGCCACGCGGGAGAGAAACCGTACACGTGCTCGCATTGCGGGAAAACCTTCAACGGGCGCTCGTACCTCCTCGCTCACGAGAgaacccacacgggagagaagccccaCAAGTGCTCGCTCTGCGGGAAGGGCTTCAACGTGAGGTCTTACCTTATCGCTCACTggagaacccacacaggagagaagccccaCATTTGCTCGTtctgcggaaagagcttcagcggGAGGTCCAACCTCAACCGGCACCAGAGGagccacacgggagagaagccgtacACCTGCTCGGCGTGTGGCAGGGGCTTCAGCCACAAAGCGCACATGATCCGCCACGagaggatccacacgggggagaagccctacaaatgCTCGCAGTGCCTGAAAAGCTTCAGCCAGAGCTCCACGCTGATCTCCCACGAGAGGACCCACACCGAGAAGCCCTACAAATGCTCACACTGCGAGAAGAGCTTTGGCCAGAGTGCCAAGCTCGCCGCGCACGAGAGGagccacacgggcgagaagccgtaCGAGTGCCCGGCTTGCGGGAAGGGCTTCAACCACCGCTCAGACTACGTCATCCACGAGAGGACCCACACGGGCGACAAGCCGTACGCGTGCGCCATTTGCGGGAAAGGGTTCAGCGGGAGGTCCAACCTCACCCGGCACGAGAGGAGCCACACCGGGGAGAAGTCATACCTCTGCTCGGTGTGCGGGAAAGGCTTCTGCCACAAGGCCCACCTCCTCCGCCACGAGAAGATCCACACAGGGGAAAAGCCCTACAAGTGCCCCAACTGCAGCGAGAGCTTCAAGCACAGGACGGACCTCATTGGCCACCAGAGGAGCCACTCGGGGGTCAAGCAGTACACCTGCACAgcctgcgggaagagcttcagtgggAAGTCGAACCTTAACAGGCACAAGAGAagccacacgggagagaagccctacaCCTGCCTGGTCTGCGGCAGGAGCTTCAGCCACAAAGCACACCTGATCAggcaccagaggatccacaccggggagaagccctacaagtgcttgCACTGCACGAAAAGCTTCAATCAGAGTTCTACCCTTACTGCTCACGAGAGAACCCACACGGCAGGGAAGCCGTACAAAAGCTGA
- the LOC118080977 gene encoding zinc finger protein 883-like isoform X1 — protein MSGKFQMYGNPNFATCGQASSWFPSIPVGWPNSSLAAKNRQSVLWLLERGRINCGISSCGSSPHPTQQRLQMHSQQVVALPTRPFTHFGGFPEVMVKMEEDKPESGGMEENKAAEASCSGLPAVTVKVEEEEEEEEPWDSDHQGCEEGFTGVIVKVEPEEEPWLSSLQTSQRSAAVSGVQPGNGYAKEEEDFLPGSVKHMEPTRASLTMARGSVFRRANQYRAERQQGSQAGKRVCKKPYKCSNYGKVFVWRKYFLAQERGHAGEKPYTCSHCGKTFNGRSYLLAHERTHTGEKPHKCSLCGKGFNVRSYLIAHWRTHTGEKPHICSFCGKSFSGRSNLNRHQRSHTGEKPYTCSACGRGFSHKAHMIRHERIHTGEKPYKCSQCLKSFSQSSTLISHERTHTEKPYKCSHCEKSFGQSAKLAAHERSHTGEKPYECPACGKGFNHRSDYVIHERTHTGDKPYACAICGKGFSGRSNLTRHERSHTGEKSYLCSVCGKGFCHKAHLLRHEKIHTGEKPYKCPNCSESFKHRTDLIGHQRSHSGVKQYTCTACGKSFSGKSNLNRHKRSHTGEKPYTCLVCGRSFSHKAHLIRHQRIHTGEKPYKCLHCTKSFNQSSTLTAHERTHTAGKPYKS, from the exons atgtctgggaaattccagatgtatggcaaccctaattttgcCACCTGTGGGCAGGCGTCTTCCTGGTTTCCCAGCATTCCAGTGGGGTGGCCAAATTCATCTCTGGCAGCAAAAAACCGACAAAGCGTTTTGTGGCTCCTGGAACGTGGAAGGATTAATTGTGGCATAAGCTCTTGTGGAtcgagcccccaccccacccagcaacGACTCCAGATGCACAGCCAGCAGGTTGTGGCGCTTCCCACAAGACCCTTCACACACTTTGGAG GATTCCCTGAAGTAATGGTAAAGATGGAAGAAGACAAACCTGAGAGTGGAGGCATGGAGGAAAACAAGGCTGCTGAGGCTTCCTGCTCAG GGCTTCCTGCGGTGACTGtgaaggtggaagaagaagaggaggaggaggagccctgGGATTCAGATCATCAAGGCTGTGAGGAAG GATTTACTGGTGTGATCGTAAAGGTGGAACCAGAAGAGGAGCCCTGGCTCTCCAGTCTCCAGACATCTCAGAGAAGTGCGGCTGTCTCAGGagtccagccag GCAATGGCTATGCCAAAGAAGAGGAGGATTTTCTGCCTGGGAGTGTGAAGCACATGGAGCCCACGAGGGCATCGTTGACGATGGCCAGAGGGAGCGTTTTCCGGAGAGCCAATCAGTACAGAGCAGAAAGGCAGCAGGGAAGCCAGGCAGGGAAGAGAGTTTGCAAGAAGCCCTACAAATGCTCCAACTACGGGAAGGTCTTCGTCTGGAGAAAATACTTCCTCGCCCAGGAGCGAGGCCACGCGGGAGAGAAACCGTACACGTGCTCGCATTGCGGGAAAACCTTCAACGGGCGCTCGTACCTCCTCGCTCACGAGAgaacccacacgggagagaagccccaCAAGTGCTCGCTCTGCGGGAAGGGCTTCAACGTGAGGTCTTACCTTATCGCTCACTggagaacccacacaggagagaagccccaCATTTGCTCGTtctgcggaaagagcttcagcggGAGGTCCAACCTCAACCGGCACCAGAGGagccacacgggagagaagccgtacACCTGCTCGGCGTGTGGCAGGGGCTTCAGCCACAAAGCGCACATGATCCGCCACGagaggatccacacgggggagaagccctacaaatgCTCGCAGTGCCTGAAAAGCTTCAGCCAGAGCTCCACGCTGATCTCCCACGAGAGGACCCACACCGAGAAGCCCTACAAATGCTCACACTGCGAGAAGAGCTTTGGCCAGAGTGCCAAGCTCGCCGCGCACGAGAGGagccacacgggcgagaagccgtaCGAGTGCCCGGCTTGCGGGAAGGGCTTCAACCACCGCTCAGACTACGTCATCCACGAGAGGACCCACACGGGCGACAAGCCGTACGCGTGCGCCATTTGCGGGAAAGGGTTCAGCGGGAGGTCCAACCTCACCCGGCACGAGAGGAGCCACACCGGGGAGAAGTCATACCTCTGCTCGGTGTGCGGGAAAGGCTTCTGCCACAAGGCCCACCTCCTCCGCCACGAGAAGATCCACACAGGGGAAAAGCCCTACAAGTGCCCCAACTGCAGCGAGAGCTTCAAGCACAGGACGGACCTCATTGGCCACCAGAGGAGCCACTCGGGGGTCAAGCAGTACACCTGCACAgcctgcgggaagagcttcagtgggAAGTCGAACCTTAACAGGCACAAGAGAagccacacgggagagaagccctacaCCTGCCTGGTCTGCGGCAGGAGCTTCAGCCACAAAGCACACCTGATCAggcaccagaggatccacaccggggagaagccctacaagtgcttgCACTGCACGAAAAGCTTCAATCAGAGTTCTACCCTTACTGCTCACGAGAGAACCCACACGGCAGGGAAGCCGTACAAAAGCTGA